A single region of the Streptomyces caelestis genome encodes:
- a CDS encoding ECF subfamily RNA polymerase sigma factor, BldN family, with translation MYPHVGVDASGLATLRATVLDLLRGYVPTAYAGPAFATAAPVGPCYALADGSAAVGRRGRPSGAATVRRPAADSDSARMMDLVERAQAGESDAFGRLYDQYSDTVYRYIYYRVGGKATAEDLTSETFLRALRRIGTFTWQGRDFGAWLVTIARNLVADHFKSSRFRLEVTTGEMLDANEVERSPEDSVLESLSNAALLDAVRRLNPQQQECVTLRFLQGLSVAETARVMGKNEGAIKTLQYRAVRTLARLLPEDAR, from the coding sequence GTGTACCCACACGTCGGGGTTGACGCCTCGGGCCTGGCTACGCTGCGCGCAACGGTCCTCGACCTGTTGCGCGGCTACGTCCCCACCGCGTACGCCGGCCCCGCATTCGCCACCGCCGCGCCCGTAGGCCCTTGCTATGCACTGGCCGACGGCAGCGCCGCGGTCGGCAGACGAGGGCGCCCGTCCGGCGCGGCCACCGTCCGACGGCCGGCGGCGGACAGCGACAGCGCCCGCATGATGGACCTCGTGGAGCGCGCCCAGGCCGGCGAGTCCGACGCCTTCGGCCGTCTCTACGACCAATACAGCGACACCGTCTACCGGTACATCTACTACCGGGTCGGAGGAAAGGCGACCGCCGAAGACCTCACCAGCGAGACCTTCCTGCGTGCCCTGCGCCGCATCGGCACCTTCACCTGGCAGGGCCGGGACTTCGGCGCCTGGCTGGTCACCATCGCCCGCAACCTCGTCGCGGACCACTTCAAGTCCAGCCGTTTCCGGCTGGAGGTCACCACCGGCGAGATGCTCGACGCCAACGAGGTCGAGCGCTCCCCCGAGGACTCCGTCCTGGAGTCCCTCTCCAACGCCGCTCTGCTCGACGCCGTGCGGCGACTCAACCCCCAGCAGCAGGAGTGCGTGACACTCCGCTTCCTCCAGGGCCTCTCCGTCGCCGAGACCGCCCGTGTGATGGGCAAGAACGAGGGTGCCATCAAGACCCTCCAGTACCGGGCCGTCCGCACCCTCGCCCGGCTTCTCCCGGAAGACGCCCGCTGA